AGGGGCATCTCCACCATGCTGGATCCGCCGCCTGATACCAGAAAGAGCAGGTCCCGTGTCGATCCGGTCACCAGGTTGAGTAACTCCCGGCCGCTTCGGTAGCTGTTTTCCCCGGGTACGGGATGATCGCCCTCGTGAAGAAGTCCGGGAAGGTCGGCAGGGTCCAGATAGCGCCGGGAAGTGAAGAGATGAATGTCCGATTCCGGCATGACCTCCCAGACGCCCTGTGCCATGTTCTGGGCCGATTTTCCCAGAGACAGGACCAGGGGGGGGGATGGCAGGCGATTTTCCGTCAGGTACTCTTTGACCAGCCGGCTACTGCGACAGTCTTCCACAGCCTTCATGAAGCTTTGGGTGAGAAATGGGATCAACTCTCACCCCAGGAAAGTTTTTTTCGCAGCACGTCGGAGTAGTTATGGTGCTCCGGAGTGAGCAGGGTGAGAAATTCATTGGAGAGCCTGACGGAAATGGAAGAACCGCTGAGAAAGGGAAAACCCACCTGCCCGTCCAGGGTGAGGTAGACCTCTTCCCTTTCTGTCAGGAGCCGAACAGTTACGGGTCGGTCCATCGGGAGAACCACCGGTCTCTGCGTGAGCGTATGCGGGCAGATCGGAGTCATGATTGTCGCGGGGAGCGTCGGTTCAACGATGGGTCCTCCGGCGGCAAGGTTATACGCAGTGGAGCCGGTCGGGGTGGATAATATCAGCCCGTCGGCTCGAAGATTGGTGAAAAATGTGCCGTCCACGTCGATCGTCAGGTCGATAATCCGGGCCAGGGCGCTCTTTGTGATGACCGCATCGTTGAGAATGTGGTGGGTCTCATCCTCCTGTCCTTCGATACGAAGAGTAACTGCCAGTTTGTGCCGGACTTCACGGTGGTATACCCCATTCAGCACTGTATCCAGGGAGTTCAACAGGGTGTCGGAAGAGAATTCTGTCAGAAAGCCAAGACGACCCATGTTGATGCCCATAATGGGTACAGGGCTGGGTATGTGGCGGGTGGCGTAAAGTAACGTACCATCGCCGCCCAGTACGATAACCAGATCACTGTTGATCGCCAGATCCGCCATCGGAAACCGCTCGACTCCCGGGGGCGGTGTCGTTACCGATCTTTGGTCGATCAGAACCCTTCTGCCTCGCTCGGCAAGGTGACCTGCAAGGTTCTCAGCCGTCCGTATGGCTTTGGGATCACTGTACTTTGCAATAATACCTACGACCCTGAACGGATCCATGGGTCTATTGTACACCAGCCCTGACCTGTATGATCCGGATTGGCCGCAGTTTCCAGAGCCTTGAGATGGGGTCGGGCCGGGAGTATACTCGGGGGGTTACCAGCCAGCCCGGGAGGCCTGTATGATCCTTGCTGAATTTTCCATGACACCGCTGGACAAAGGTGAAAGCGTGAGTACCTACGTAGCCCGATCCCTCGATATTATCGATCGTTCCGGGTTGCCCTACCGCCTTGGTCCCATGGGAACCTGTGTGGAGGGGTCCTGGGACGAAGTGTTCGGGGTTATCCGAGACTGTTTCAATCGAATGCAGGAAGACTGTGGAAGAATCTCCATTTCCATGAAAGTGGACTTTCGAAAGGGAAAGAGCGGACGGCTGGACAGCAAGATCAAGACCGTTGAATCAAAGGTGGGCCGTTCATTAAAGACATAAGGTTACAAAGACCGATCCTGGAGGAGGAGTACCATGCTGGACATTCTTCAAACCCACATGAAAGAGGCCATGAAGGCCAGAGAGGCCGAGAGGCTGTCCACGATCCGCATGCTGATTGCCGCCCTGAAGAATGAGCGGATTGCAAAGATGGCGGATCTCGATGAAGATGAAATCGTTGCCGTTCTGTCCCGTGAACTCAAGAGACGATACGAGGCTTCCGAACAGTTTCGCAAGGGAGGCAGGGTCGATATGGCGGAGAAGGAAGAGCGGGAAGCAGAAATCATCAAAAGATATTTGCCCCAACCCCTGACCGACGGGGAACTGAAAGAGATCGTTCAACTTGCCATTGTGGAAACAAAGGCCGAATCAATGAAGGAAATGGGAAAGGTGATGAAGGAAGTCATGGGGAAGGTGAAGGGCAGAGCGGATGGGAAGCGGGTTCAGGAGGCTGTCCGTACTCTTCTGGGCGGATAATTCCCCGGGATCTATTTCGAAACTGCCTCCTGGAGGGCCTTCACCAGGGTCTCCAGGTCGATGTCGTACCTGCGGGCATTTTCTTCTATCGTTCCCCAGACCGGTTCTCCGCACACGATGCACGGAAGGCCGTGGTCCATGAATACGGGAACGGTGGCCGGAAATTGGCTGACCACTTCTTCGACAAGCATATCGGCGCGAATTTCATTCTGATGCATAGGAACCCCTCCGGAAACAGGTAGACTGAGGCATTGTTGTCCAGAGAATCAAACGAGCGAACCGGTGACTTTTATTTCCATGCGTCCCTCTGATACAATCGAGCCGCGATGCGCGACGCCCTGAAGGATTACTTTCTCTCTGGAGCATGGAAGGAGTTCGTTCGAGATGTTTCGAATTTCCTGGACTCCAACCTCTGCTATCTGGTCAT
This Thermoanaerobaculia bacterium DNA region includes the following protein-coding sequences:
- a CDS encoding NAD(+)/NADH kinase encodes the protein MDPFRVVGIIAKYSDPKAIRTAENLAGHLAERGRRVLIDQRSVTTPPPGVERFPMADLAINSDLVIVLGGDGTLLYATRHIPSPVPIMGINMGRLGFLTEFSSDTLLNSLDTVLNGVYHREVRHKLAVTLRIEGQEDETHHILNDAVITKSALARIIDLTIDVDGTFFTNLRADGLILSTPTGSTAYNLAAGGPIVEPTLPATIMTPICPHTLTQRPVVLPMDRPVTVRLLTEREEVYLTLDGQVGFPFLSGSSISVRLSNEFLTLLTPEHHNYSDVLRKKLSWGES
- a CDS encoding MTH1187 family thiamine-binding protein, whose translation is MILAEFSMTPLDKGESVSTYVARSLDIIDRSGLPYRLGPMGTCVEGSWDEVFGVIRDCFNRMQEDCGRISISMKVDFRKGKSGRLDSKIKTVESKVGRSLKT
- a CDS encoding GatB/YqeY domain-containing protein, which codes for MLDILQTHMKEAMKAREAERLSTIRMLIAALKNERIAKMADLDEDEIVAVLSRELKRRYEASEQFRKGGRVDMAEKEEREAEIIKRYLPQPLTDGELKEIVQLAIVETKAESMKEMGKVMKEVMGKVKGRADGKRVQEAVRTLLGG
- a CDS encoding DUF1858 domain-containing protein; this translates as MHQNEIRADMLVEEVVSQFPATVPVFMDHGLPCIVCGEPVWGTIEENARRYDIDLETLVKALQEAVSK